The proteins below are encoded in one region of Amycolatopsis acidiphila:
- a CDS encoding L-talarate/galactarate dehydratase, translated as MTSTQPQPSAPAPLAATPDRISGLSLALVYLPLASPISDAKVLTGRQKPLTQVAVLFARIRTEGGHEGLGFSYAKRAGGPGLYAHAHEIAPELVGEDPSDIGRLWDKLVWAGASVGRSGLATQAIAAFDVALWDLKARRAGLPLAKLLGAHRDAVSCYNTSGGFLSTPLESVLSNVDAARERGIGGIKIKVGQPDAHADLERVAAVREHLGDGFPLMVDANQQWDRPAALRIGRKLERFDLTWIEEPLDAYDAEGHAALAATLDTPIATGEMLTSAAEHWNLIRQGASDFVQPDAPRVGGITPFLRIMALADHSGLSLAPHFAMELHLHLAAAYPRTTWVEHFEWLEPLFNERLELRDGRMLVPARPGLGLSLSEQTAAWTAEEATF; from the coding sequence ATGACCTCGACCCAGCCCCAGCCCTCCGCGCCGGCGCCGCTCGCGGCGACGCCGGACCGGATCAGCGGACTGTCGCTGGCGCTGGTGTACCTGCCGCTCGCCAGTCCGATCAGCGACGCGAAGGTGCTGACGGGGCGGCAGAAGCCGCTCACCCAGGTCGCCGTGCTGTTCGCGCGGATCCGGACCGAAGGCGGTCACGAGGGGCTGGGCTTCAGCTACGCCAAACGCGCGGGCGGGCCTGGTCTGTACGCGCACGCGCACGAGATCGCGCCCGAACTGGTCGGCGAGGACCCCAGCGACATCGGGAGGCTGTGGGACAAGCTGGTCTGGGCCGGGGCCTCGGTCGGGCGCAGCGGCCTGGCGACCCAGGCCATCGCCGCGTTCGACGTCGCGCTGTGGGATCTCAAAGCCCGCCGCGCCGGGCTGCCGCTGGCGAAGCTCCTCGGCGCGCACCGCGACGCGGTCAGCTGCTACAACACTTCCGGCGGTTTCCTGTCCACGCCACTGGAGTCCGTGCTGTCCAATGTGGACGCCGCGCGGGAACGCGGGATTGGCGGCATCAAGATCAAGGTGGGACAGCCCGACGCGCACGCCGACCTGGAGCGGGTCGCGGCCGTGCGCGAGCACCTCGGCGACGGGTTTCCGCTGATGGTCGACGCGAACCAGCAGTGGGACCGGCCCGCCGCGCTGCGGATCGGCCGCAAGCTGGAGCGGTTCGACCTGACCTGGATCGAGGAGCCGCTGGACGCCTACGACGCCGAAGGCCACGCCGCCCTCGCCGCCACGCTCGACACCCCGATCGCGACCGGCGAGATGCTGACCAGCGCGGCCGAGCACTGGAACCTCATCCGCCAGGGCGCCTCGGACTTCGTCCAGCCCGACGCACCGCGGGTCGGCGGCATCACGCCGTTCCTGCGCATCATGGCGCTGGCCGACCACAGTGGACTCTCGCTCGCGCCGCACTTCGCGATGGAGCTGCACCTGCACCTCGCCGCCGCGTACCCGCGCACGACGTGGGTCGAGCATTTCGAGTGGCTGGAGCCGCTGTTCAACGAACGCCTCGAACTGCGCGACGGGCGCATGCTCGTGCCCGCCCGGCCCGGCCTCGGCCTTTCGCTCAGCGAGCAGACCGCCGCGTGGACCGCCGAGGAGGCCACCTTCTGA
- a CDS encoding amino acid permease, with the protein MAGNGVFRRKPIEAIETVDTGGLQRTLGLWQLTAIGIGGIIGAGIFSLAGAVANETAGPAVLISFLIAGIASAAAAFSYAEFAGLIPRAGSAYTYGYAVLGELVGWFIGWDLLLEYTAIVAVVAIGISGYFNDLLSFFHVELPLWMSGAPGTEPDGVAAGSYKVNLFAVVLCLLIAFVLNLGMRSAARFETLLVYLKIALVVVVIVVGAFHVDAGNWSPFLPFGISGAFTGAATVFFAVFGYDAMSTAAEESRDSQKHMPKAILYSLGISMVLYVLACLVLTGMVDYHDIDPESAFSSAFASVGLRVLGAVIAVGAILGILTVLFTFLLGATRVGYSMSRDGLLPRWFSGTHPTRRVPVRMTWVLGVAAAVIAGLLPIGEAAELTNIGILLAFVVVCVAVIVLRYRRPELPRTFRTPGMPVVPAIGVVFSIWLITFLKPETWLRFAIWFVIGLGVYFGYSRRHSRLATANEE; encoded by the coding sequence ATGGCCGGCAACGGTGTCTTCCGCCGCAAGCCCATCGAGGCGATCGAGACCGTAGACACCGGTGGGCTGCAGCGGACCCTCGGGCTCTGGCAGCTGACCGCCATCGGGATCGGCGGCATCATCGGCGCCGGCATCTTCTCGCTCGCCGGGGCGGTGGCGAACGAGACCGCGGGCCCCGCGGTGCTGATCTCGTTCCTCATCGCCGGGATCGCCAGCGCCGCCGCCGCGTTCTCCTACGCGGAGTTCGCCGGGCTCATCCCCCGCGCCGGGTCGGCCTACACCTACGGCTACGCGGTGCTGGGCGAGCTGGTCGGCTGGTTCATCGGCTGGGACCTGCTGCTGGAGTACACCGCGATCGTCGCCGTGGTCGCGATCGGCATCTCCGGCTACTTCAACGACCTGCTGAGCTTCTTCCACGTCGAGCTGCCGCTGTGGATGTCCGGAGCGCCCGGCACCGAGCCCGACGGGGTCGCCGCGGGCTCGTACAAGGTGAACCTGTTCGCCGTCGTGCTGTGCCTGCTGATCGCGTTCGTGCTGAACCTCGGCATGCGCTCAGCGGCCCGGTTCGAGACCCTGCTGGTGTACCTGAAGATCGCCCTCGTGGTCGTGGTCATCGTGGTCGGCGCCTTCCACGTCGACGCCGGCAACTGGTCGCCGTTCCTCCCGTTCGGCATCAGCGGCGCCTTCACCGGCGCGGCGACGGTCTTCTTCGCCGTGTTCGGCTACGACGCGATGTCCACCGCGGCCGAGGAGTCCCGCGACTCGCAGAAGCACATGCCCAAGGCGATCCTGTACTCGCTGGGCATCTCGATGGTGCTCTACGTGCTGGCCTGCCTCGTGCTCACCGGCATGGTCGACTACCACGACATCGACCCGGAAAGCGCCTTCTCGAGCGCCTTCGCCTCCGTCGGGCTGCGCGTGCTCGGCGCCGTGATCGCGGTCGGGGCGATCCTCGGCATCCTCACCGTGCTGTTCACGTTCCTGCTCGGCGCGACCCGGGTGGGCTACTCGATGAGCCGGGACGGCCTGCTGCCGAGGTGGTTCTCCGGCACCCACCCCACCCGCCGGGTGCCGGTCCGGATGACCTGGGTGCTCGGTGTCGCCGCCGCGGTGATCGCGGGCCTGCTGCCGATCGGCGAGGCCGCGGAGCTGACCAACATCGGCATCCTGCTCGCGTTCGTCGTCGTGTGCGTGGCGGTGATCGTGCTGCGCTACCGCCGTCCCGAGCTGCCCCGCACGTTCCGCACCCCGGGCATGCCGGTGGTCCCCGCGATCGGCGTGGTGTTCTCCATCTGGCTGATCACGTTCCTCAAGCCCGAGACCTGGCTGCGCTTCGCGATCTGGTTCGTCATCGGGCTGGGCGTCTACTTCGGGTACTCCCGCCGCCACTCGCGGCTCGCCACGGCGAACGAGGAGTGA
- a CDS encoding polysaccharide lyase 8 family protein, which produces MISRRTVLRAGALAPVVLGAVGTRPAFAAAPAPTAAVVAAYRELQTGTDRASPERTAALANLGRVAKSYHDSMSVTAGGPLWTDLPFGPGSDYTTSMYGRLRAIAVDWGTPGGTLAGDAGVLDRVKKALDLLYTVQYNENVAELGNWYTYEIGVPYYLLHTLVTVAGELDAADLARYVRPVARFVGDPNRRANSPSTVETGANRADKALISIVSGALTGDTGWIRTGIDAITDVAGGGADSVLAKLDRAAGDGFHTDGSFIQHETVPYPGHYGIVLLTALAGAVHVTEGTSFALPADVKDQVCALVSDTFAPFVVGGALMEPVRGRMLSRQGETGHDIGHQLTVAAAVLAQTAPEPAKTVLGGLVAKWIGEGTYAPFLQIPDPERFAPGPDLVAVPGIELAQELLATGVRPAPTVATHRIFGQQDRMVHVTRDWSASLGVGSTRIARYESINSMNLHGWYTGDGVLYTFLANARGHYSDAYWPTVDPLLLPGTTAKSGDPGPLAATPLTTRAHTGGVRHDDGHGAYALDFVSADGTLTAKKSWFCTPAGIVCLGAGITDDSGERVRTTIENRNLGERGDPVLLADGRRAGPSGTLRSRWLHLQDVGGYLVLDGARVTALREDRTGAWRDVDTGANTKGTTVPCTRRYQKLILDHGVRPSGASYAYAVLPTASVVETAAAVLAWRVLANTPAVQAIQLSDGTLLANFFAAGALGGVRVSGPASVALGRVGGAWQLAVTDPTQLQDTVRVTARGQAVSVPVSGAFGATRTVRLGRS; this is translated from the coding sequence ATGATCAGCCGGAGAACGGTCCTGCGAGCCGGTGCGCTCGCGCCGGTGGTGCTGGGCGCGGTGGGCACCCGCCCGGCGTTCGCCGCCGCACCCGCGCCGACGGCGGCCGTCGTCGCCGCCTACCGCGAGCTGCAGACGGGCACCGACCGGGCGTCACCGGAACGCACCGCGGCGCTGGCGAACCTCGGCCGGGTCGCGAAGTCCTACCACGACAGCATGTCGGTCACCGCCGGTGGACCATTGTGGACAGACCTGCCGTTCGGGCCGGGTAGCGACTACACCACCTCGATGTACGGCAGGCTGCGCGCGATCGCCGTCGACTGGGGCACTCCGGGCGGCACCCTGGCCGGTGACGCCGGTGTGCTCGACCGGGTCAAGAAGGCGCTGGACCTGCTCTACACCGTCCAGTACAACGAGAACGTCGCCGAGCTGGGCAACTGGTACACCTACGAGATCGGCGTCCCGTACTACCTGCTGCACACCCTGGTCACGGTCGCCGGTGAGCTCGATGCCGCGGACCTCGCCCGCTACGTGCGCCCGGTCGCGCGGTTCGTCGGCGACCCCAACCGCCGCGCCAACAGTCCGTCCACTGTGGAGACCGGTGCGAACCGGGCCGACAAGGCGCTGATCTCCATCGTGTCCGGCGCGCTGACGGGCGACACCGGGTGGATCCGCACCGGCATCGACGCGATCACCGACGTCGCGGGCGGGGGAGCGGACAGCGTCCTGGCCAAGCTGGACCGCGCCGCCGGGGACGGCTTCCACACCGACGGCTCGTTCATCCAGCACGAGACGGTCCCGTACCCGGGCCACTACGGCATCGTGCTGCTCACCGCCCTCGCGGGTGCCGTCCACGTCACCGAAGGCACCTCGTTCGCCCTTCCCGCCGACGTCAAGGACCAGGTGTGCGCGCTGGTCTCCGACACGTTCGCGCCGTTCGTCGTCGGCGGCGCGCTGATGGAGCCGGTGCGCGGGCGGATGCTGTCGCGCCAGGGCGAGACGGGGCACGACATCGGCCACCAGCTCACGGTCGCGGCCGCGGTGCTGGCGCAGACGGCGCCGGAGCCCGCGAAGACCGTTCTCGGCGGGCTGGTCGCGAAGTGGATCGGCGAGGGAACCTACGCGCCGTTCCTGCAGATCCCCGACCCGGAGCGGTTCGCACCGGGGCCCGACCTGGTCGCCGTTCCCGGTATCGAGCTGGCCCAGGAGCTGCTGGCCACCGGTGTCCGCCCGGCGCCCACCGTGGCCACCCATCGGATCTTCGGTCAGCAGGACCGGATGGTGCACGTCACCCGCGACTGGTCCGCCTCGCTCGGCGTGGGCTCGACGCGGATCGCGCGGTACGAGTCCATCAACTCCATGAACCTGCACGGCTGGTACACCGGCGACGGCGTGCTCTACACCTTCCTGGCGAACGCGCGCGGGCACTACTCAGACGCCTACTGGCCGACCGTGGATCCGTTGCTGCTACCGGGAACCACGGCGAAGTCCGGCGATCCCGGCCCGCTCGCGGCGACCCCGCTGACGACGAGGGCGCACACCGGCGGCGTCCGCCACGACGACGGGCACGGCGCGTACGCGCTCGACTTCGTCTCCGCCGACGGCACCCTCACCGCGAAGAAGTCGTGGTTCTGCACGCCTGCCGGGATCGTCTGCCTGGGCGCGGGGATCACCGACGACTCGGGCGAACGGGTGCGCACGACGATCGAGAACCGCAACCTCGGCGAGCGCGGAGACCCGGTACTGCTGGCGGACGGCCGGCGTGCCGGGCCCAGCGGCACCCTCCGGTCGCGCTGGCTGCATCTGCAGGACGTCGGCGGCTACCTGGTGCTCGACGGCGCCCGGGTGACGGCGCTGCGGGAGGACCGGACCGGCGCGTGGCGCGACGTCGACACCGGCGCGAACACCAAGGGCACCACCGTGCCCTGCACCCGGCGCTACCAGAAGCTGATCCTCGACCACGGCGTCCGCCCGTCCGGCGCGAGCTACGCCTACGCGGTGCTGCCGACGGCGTCCGTGGTCGAGACCGCGGCCGCGGTGCTCGCGTGGCGGGTGCTCGCGAACACCCCTGCGGTGCAGGCGATCCAGCTGTCGGACGGCACGCTGCTGGCCAACTTCTTCGCGGCGGGCGCTCTCGGCGGGGTGCGTGTCTCCGGTCCGGCGTCGGTCGCCCTCGGTCGGGTCGGCGGCGCCTGGCAGCTCGCGGTGACCGACCCGACCCAGCTGCAGGACACCGTTCGCGTCACCGCCCGCGGCCAGGCCGTGAGCGTGCCGGTGTCCGGCGCCTTCGGCGCGACCAGAACCGTCCGGCTCGGCCGGTCGTGA
- a CDS encoding 5-dehydro-4-deoxyglucarate dehydratase: MVRSRVELDGLLAFPLTPFTEDLSVNLDVFAENVESHLAAGAGALFVGCGTGEFSSLAPEELAALLRTARDVAHGRVPVWVGAGGGAATARAGVAAAEEGGADGVLLLPPYLVTGPQSGLLDHVRFAIGGTSVPVIVYHRSPGVFTPAAARSLLDIPSVAGLKDGYGDVDLMTRIVTEIRAAGTERSGSFLFFNGLPTAEMSAKAYSAIGVARYSSAVHCFAPEIAHRFHRALAEGDAAVMDALLQGFYLPFVALRDEGPGFAVSLVKAAARLRGVKAGSVRPPLAEPSPAQLDRLEKIVDHGFAVLKGIESA, translated from the coding sequence ATGGTGCGGTCCAGGGTCGAGCTCGACGGTCTGCTCGCGTTTCCCCTCACCCCGTTCACCGAGGACCTGTCGGTGAACCTCGACGTCTTCGCGGAGAACGTCGAGAGCCACCTCGCCGCCGGGGCGGGTGCGCTGTTCGTCGGTTGCGGCACCGGCGAATTCAGCTCGCTGGCGCCTGAGGAGCTGGCGGCGCTCCTGCGCACCGCGCGGGACGTGGCCCACGGCCGGGTCCCGGTCTGGGTCGGCGCCGGCGGTGGTGCCGCCACGGCCAGGGCGGGTGTCGCCGCCGCCGAGGAGGGCGGTGCCGACGGCGTCCTGCTGCTGCCGCCGTACCTGGTGACCGGGCCGCAGAGCGGACTGCTCGACCACGTGCGGTTCGCCATCGGGGGCACCTCGGTCCCGGTGATCGTCTACCACCGCTCGCCGGGTGTGTTCACCCCCGCCGCCGCGCGTTCGTTGCTGGACATCCCCTCGGTGGCCGGGCTCAAGGACGGTTACGGCGACGTCGACCTGATGACCCGCATCGTCACCGAGATCCGCGCTGCCGGCACCGAGCGGTCCGGGAGCTTCCTGTTCTTCAACGGGCTGCCGACGGCCGAGATGTCGGCGAAGGCGTACTCGGCGATCGGCGTGGCGCGGTACTCCTCCGCCGTGCACTGCTTCGCGCCGGAGATCGCGCACCGCTTCCATCGCGCCCTCGCCGAGGGGGACGCCGCCGTGATGGACGCGCTGCTGCAAGGCTTCTACCTGCCGTTCGTGGCGCTGCGCGACGAAGGGCCGGGCTTCGCGGTGTCACTGGTGAAGGCCGCGGCCCGGCTGCGCGGCGTCAAGGCGGGCTCGGTGCGGCCGCCGCTGGCCGAGCCCTCGCCCGCCCAGCTCGACCGGCTGGAGAAGATCGTCGACCACGGTTTCGCCGTGCTGAAGGGCATCGAGTCCGCATAG
- a CDS encoding ABC-F family ATP-binding cassette domain-containing protein, producing MSATLVAKDLAAGHGTRSLFAELELVVAPGDVIGLVGANGAGKSTLLRLLAGLERGEQGEVLLSPPTATVGYLPQEPERRPGETVGGFLARRTGVGAAQQAMDQATQLLVDGAPGADEAYADALERWLGLGGADLDERAEAVTDSLGLAVGLGKPMVALSGGQAARAGLASLLLSRYDVFLLDEPTNDLDLDGLARLEGFVTGLQAGAVIVSHDREFLTRTVTKVLELDLAQQQINLYGGGYGAYLEEREVARRHARERYEEYADRRSNLETRARTQRAWLDKGTRNARRKATDNDKITRKTRAEATEKQAAKARQTERLIERLDVVEEPRKEWELRMEIAAAPRSGTIVASLQGAQVRRGGFTLGPVTLQVEWADRIAITGANGSGKSTLLGALLGRVPLDAGHATLGSGVRVGEIDQARALFHGSGTLLDAFRAAVPDTEPAEVRTLLAKFGLGAHHVPRTAATLSPGERTRAALALLQGRGVNLLVLDEPTNHLDLPAIEQLESALDGYPGTLLLVTHDRRMLDVVRTTRRLVVDDGEVREAG from the coding sequence ATGTCGGCCACTCTCGTCGCCAAGGACCTCGCCGCGGGGCACGGCACCCGTTCGCTGTTCGCGGAGCTCGAACTGGTGGTGGCGCCCGGCGACGTGATCGGCCTCGTCGGCGCGAACGGGGCCGGGAAGTCGACCCTGCTGCGGTTGCTGGCCGGGCTCGAGCGCGGGGAGCAGGGCGAGGTGCTGCTGTCCCCGCCCACCGCGACCGTCGGGTACCTGCCCCAGGAGCCGGAGCGCCGGCCCGGCGAGACGGTGGGCGGGTTCCTCGCCCGCCGCACCGGGGTCGGCGCCGCCCAGCAGGCGATGGACCAGGCCACCCAGCTCCTCGTGGATGGTGCCCCGGGCGCGGACGAGGCGTACGCCGACGCGCTGGAGCGGTGGCTCGGCCTCGGCGGCGCGGACCTCGACGAGCGCGCCGAGGCGGTGACCGATTCCCTCGGGCTCGCCGTCGGCCTCGGCAAGCCCATGGTCGCGCTCTCGGGCGGCCAGGCGGCGCGCGCCGGGCTCGCGTCGCTGCTGTTGTCGCGCTACGACGTGTTCCTGCTCGACGAACCGACGAACGACCTCGACCTGGACGGGCTGGCCCGGCTCGAAGGGTTCGTGACCGGGTTGCAGGCGGGCGCGGTGATCGTCAGCCACGACCGCGAGTTCCTCACCCGCACCGTCACCAAGGTCCTGGAGCTGGACCTGGCCCAGCAGCAGATCAACCTGTACGGCGGCGGGTACGGCGCCTACCTCGAGGAGCGCGAGGTCGCCCGGCGGCACGCGCGGGAACGGTACGAGGAGTACGCCGACCGCAGGTCGAACCTGGAGACACGGGCGCGCACGCAGCGGGCGTGGCTGGACAAGGGCACCCGCAACGCCCGCCGCAAGGCGACCGACAACGACAAGATCACCCGCAAGACCCGCGCCGAGGCGACCGAGAAGCAGGCCGCGAAGGCGCGGCAGACCGAGCGCCTCATCGAGCGGCTCGACGTCGTGGAGGAGCCCCGCAAGGAGTGGGAGCTGCGGATGGAGATCGCGGCCGCGCCGCGCTCCGGCACGATCGTGGCGTCGCTGCAGGGGGCGCAGGTCCGGCGCGGCGGCTTCACGCTCGGGCCGGTGACGCTGCAGGTCGAGTGGGCGGACCGGATCGCGATCACCGGCGCCAACGGCTCCGGCAAGTCGACGCTCCTGGGCGCGCTCCTCGGCCGGGTGCCGCTGGACGCGGGGCACGCGACGCTCGGCTCGGGTGTCCGCGTCGGCGAGATCGACCAGGCCCGCGCCCTGTTCCACGGCTCGGGAACGCTGCTCGACGCGTTCCGTGCCGCAGTGCCGGACACCGAACCCGCCGAGGTCCGCACGCTCCTCGCCAAGTTCGGCCTCGGCGCCCACCACGTGCCCCGCACCGCGGCCACCCTGTCGCCGGGGGAGCGGACCCGGGCCGCGCTCGCGTTGCTGCAGGGGCGCGGGGTGAACCTGCTGGTCCTCGACGAGCCGACCAACCACCTCGACCTGCCCGCCATCGAGCAGCTCGAATCGGCCCTCGACGGCTACCCCGGCACGCTCCTGCTCGTCACGCACGACCGCCGGATGCTGGACGTGGTCCGGACCACGCGGCGGCTCGTCGTCGACGACGGCGAGGTGCGCGAGGCCGGCTGA